In bacterium, one genomic interval encodes:
- the rfbB gene encoding dTDP-glucose 4,6-dehydratase encodes MKILVTGGAGFIGSNFIHYLLASHPEDEVVNFDALTYAGNVENLSDIAENPRHTFIHGDITSIRDVNKAFRNHKIDVVVNFAAESHVDRSLHMGPRAFIKTNIMGTQVLLDAARKFKIQRYLQVSTDEVYGSLGPTGAFTEMTPIQPNNPYSATKAGADFMVRAAQHSHGLDTVITRCSNNFGPYQFPEKLIPLMIANALADKPLPVYGDGMHVRDWIYVMDHCSGIDTVLRKGKSGEVYNLGGNYDVPNIQIVKGILSILGKPESLITYVKDRPGHDRRYAMDNTRAKTELGWEPAYQFQDALKTTVHWYVKNQVWWERIRSGEYLKAFDKMYNWRDEQCH; translated from the coding sequence ATGAAAATACTTGTTACAGGCGGTGCCGGTTTTATCGGAAGCAATTTCATCCATTATCTCCTTGCCTCACATCCCGAGGATGAGGTCGTCAATTTTGACGCGCTAACCTATGCAGGGAATGTCGAGAATCTGAGCGACATCGCTGAAAATCCCCGCCATACCTTTATCCATGGGGATATCACCTCCATCCGGGACGTGAACAAGGCCTTCAGAAATCACAAAATTGATGTCGTGGTAAATTTCGCAGCCGAAAGCCATGTAGACCGTAGCCTGCACATGGGTCCCCGTGCCTTCATCAAAACAAACATTATGGGCACTCAGGTTCTGCTTGATGCCGCCAGAAAATTCAAAATCCAGCGCTACCTCCAAGTTTCCACAGATGAGGTTTACGGAAGTCTTGGCCCGACAGGCGCCTTCACCGAAATGACTCCGATCCAACCCAATAACCCCTATTCCGCCACCAAGGCAGGTGCCGATTTCATGGTTCGGGCCGCCCAGCACTCTCACGGTCTGGATACGGTCATTACCCGTTGTTCAAATAATTTCGGGCCTTATCAGTTCCCTGAAAAACTCATTCCATTGATGATCGCGAACGCGCTTGCCGATAAGCCGCTCCCGGTTTATGGCGATGGAATGCATGTCCGTGATTGGATTTATGTCATGGACCACTGTTCCGGCATCGATACCGTCCTCCGTAAGGGAAAATCTGGCGAAGTCTATAACCTGGGCGGTAACTACGATGTGCCGAATATTCAGATCGTTAAGGGCATCCTGAGTATCCTCGGCAAGCCGGAAAGCCTCATCACCTACGTCAAAGACCGACCAGGTCATGACCGGCGCTATGCCATGGACAACACCCGTGCCAAAACCGAGTTGGGATGGGAGCCTGCTTATCAATTCCAGGACGCCCTTAAAACCACGGTCCATTGGTACGTGAAAAATCAAGTCTGGTGGGAACGCATTCGTAGCGGCGAGTACTTGAAAGCCTTTGATAAGATGTACAACTGGCGCGACGAACAGTGCCACTAA
- the eno gene encoding phosphopyruvate hydratase — protein sequence MSLIESIVAREILDSRGNPTVEVDITLEGGIVGRAAVPSGASTGEHEAVELRDGDAKRYLGKGVRKAVANVNVKIAPKLIGWDCRDQVGIDNMMIELDGTETKGKLGANAILAISLANAKAAAEYCGLPLFRYIGGANAKVTPVPMMNIMNGGAHSDAPIDIQEFMIMPKGAKSFAEALRMGAEVFHALKSVLKGLKLSTAVGDEGGFAPKLTSNTHALDVIIEAIKKAGYKPGKDIFLALDVAASEFYDATKKRYIFKKSDGSVHTADEMVEFYAKLCEKYPIISIEDGMSENDWEGWKKLSDRLGDKIQLVGDDLFVTNTKFLKKGIDLGIANSILVKVNQIGTLTETLDAIRMATQAGYTAVISHRSGETEDATIADIAVATNAGQIKTGSLCRTDRVCKYNQLLRIEEMLGQYAIYGGVI from the coding sequence ATGTCATTGATTGAAAGTATTGTGGCGCGCGAGATTCTTGATTCCCGTGGTAATCCGACTGTCGAGGTGGATATTACCCTTGAGGGCGGTATTGTGGGTCGTGCAGCGGTTCCCTCGGGTGCCTCTACCGGCGAGCATGAGGCTGTGGAGTTGCGCGATGGGGATGCCAAGCGTTATCTTGGAAAAGGGGTCCGTAAAGCGGTTGCCAACGTGAATGTCAAGATTGCGCCCAAATTGATCGGGTGGGATTGCCGCGATCAGGTTGGGATTGACAACATGATGATTGAGCTGGATGGGACCGAGACGAAGGGTAAGTTGGGCGCGAATGCCATTCTGGCCATTTCGTTGGCCAATGCCAAAGCGGCGGCAGAATATTGCGGTCTGCCCCTGTTCAGATATATTGGTGGCGCCAATGCCAAGGTGACCCCGGTCCCCATGATGAATATCATGAATGGTGGCGCGCATTCCGATGCTCCGATCGACATTCAAGAGTTCATGATTATGCCCAAGGGTGCCAAGTCTTTCGCCGAAGCCCTGCGGATGGGTGCGGAAGTCTTTCATGCGTTGAAGAGCGTGTTGAAGGGCTTGAAATTGAGCACAGCTGTGGGTGATGAAGGTGGTTTCGCACCGAAATTGACCAGCAATACCCACGCGTTGGATGTGATCATTGAGGCAATCAAAAAGGCCGGATACAAACCGGGCAAGGATATCTTCCTAGCTCTGGATGTTGCGGCCAGCGAATTCTATGATGCCACCAAGAAGCGTTACATCTTCAAGAAGAGTGATGGCTCCGTTCATACGGCCGACGAAATGGTTGAGTTCTATGCCAAGCTTTGCGAAAAGTATCCTATCATCAGCATCGAAGACGGGATGTCCGAGAATGACTGGGAGGGCTGGAAGAAGCTGAGCGACAGACTTGGCGACAAGATTCAACTGGTCGGCGACGATCTGTTTGTGACCAACACCAAGTTCCTGAAGAAGGGGATTGATCTGGGTATTGCTAATTCCATTCTGGTCAAAGTGAACCAGATTGGGACCCTTACCGAGACCCTGGATGCCATCCGTATGGCCACTCAGGCCGGTTACACGGCGGTGATCAGTCATCGTTCCGGTGAGACCGAAGATGCGACGATCGCGGATATCGCGGTGGCCACTAATGCCGGGCAGATTAAGACCGGTTCACTGTGTCGCACGGATCGCGTTTGCAAATATAACCAACTGCTTCGTATTGAAGAGATGTTGGGGCAGTACGCGATTTATGGCGGCGTGATCTGA
- a CDS encoding septum formation initiator family protein — protein sequence MNFWVLVYRLAWMVVIASGVVAIVCIFLPKTHNYQTLQNRKETLEQGNAAMEARIRQFEQNQKRFRSDPEFVERSAREQGMAKPGETIFRFPTTNSPIRSVRP from the coding sequence ATGAATTTCTGGGTATTGGTATATCGATTGGCGTGGATGGTGGTAATTGCCTCCGGGGTGGTTGCCATTGTGTGTATTTTTCTGCCCAAAACCCATAATTACCAAACTTTGCAAAATCGCAAAGAAACGCTGGAGCAGGGAAATGCTGCCATGGAGGCTCGCATCCGGCAGTTTGAGCAGAATCAAAAACGGTTTCGGAGTGACCCTGAGTTTGTTGAACGAAGTGCGCGCGAGCAGGGAATGGCCAAACCGGGTGAAACCATTTTTCGCTTTCCGACAACCAATTCACCCATCCGGAGTGTGCGCCCATGA
- the rdgB gene encoding RdgB/HAM1 family non-canonical purine NTP pyrophosphatase, translated as MNLLIATGNRHKFTEISAILAAPHLVFLSLKQLIGCPQVVEDGDTFEANAIKKAVVLAHFSGMWTLADDSGLEVDALHGAPGVYSARYAGEPADDHANNVKIIGAMAGVSDRRARFRCVIALSDPQGITRTVSGACEGTLLTAIHGTGGFGYDPLFAPNGYEKTFAELPAGIKNTISHRAVALKAAIEAWHDCFARELPSWPN; from the coding sequence ATGAATTTACTTATCGCCACCGGCAATCGTCATAAATTTACCGAGATTTCCGCCATCCTGGCGGCACCACACCTGGTCTTTCTGAGTTTGAAGCAACTGATTGGCTGTCCCCAGGTGGTTGAGGATGGCGATACCTTTGAAGCTAATGCCATTAAAAAAGCAGTGGTATTGGCTCATTTTAGCGGCATGTGGACACTGGCGGATGACTCAGGGTTGGAGGTCGATGCCTTGCACGGAGCTCCTGGCGTTTATTCTGCACGGTACGCTGGCGAGCCTGCTGATGACCATGCAAACAACGTGAAAATAATCGGGGCAATGGCTGGCGTATCTGATCGGCGGGCCCGGTTCCGTTGCGTTATTGCCTTATCTGACCCCCAGGGGATTACCCGCACTGTCTCAGGCGCTTGCGAGGGGACACTTTTGACCGCCATTCATGGTACGGGTGGGTTTGGGTATGACCCCTTGTTTGCTCCCAATGGGTACGAAAAAACTTTTGCTGAACTTCCTGCAGGAATTAAAAACACTATTTCACATCGGGCAGTTGCCTTGAAAGCGGCAATTGAAGCCTGGCATGATTGTTTTGCGCGCGAGTTGCCCTCCTGGCCGAATTAA
- a CDS encoding 2-isopropylmalate synthase, producing MFELKYNPGYNTFDSDSYTVHLENPKEPELFRHTFPYDEVPRIGFNHRLVPMRMPKDIWVTDTTFRDGQQAMPPYTVKQVVDIYKMMHRLGGPKGLIRQTEFFLYTKKDQQAVEEIQALGYNFPEVTGWVRARRKDLELAKKMGLKETGILTSCSDYHIYLKLKMNRREAMKEYLKVVQEALDVGITPRCHFEDATRADYYGFVVPFASELMKLAEESKKVIKIRICDTMGLGVPYPGAAMPRSVPGLIYGLQYYAGFPSEWLEWHGHNDLYMVSANAVTAWLYGCSAANGTLLGIGERTGNPPVEGMVINYLQLRGNDCKVDTTVITEIAEYFEHELKVQLPVNQPLVGKSFNVTRAGIHADGLLKNEEIYNVFNTEKLLNRPVELAVSDVSGLAGIALWTKKYFRKAKTHVTKSDPGVQKIYEWMMTQYDAGRTTAITDDELLEQTKIHLSDWMKENGYEF from the coding sequence ATGTTTGAACTGAAATACAACCCGGGATATAATACTTTCGATTCAGATTCGTACACGGTACATCTTGAGAATCCGAAGGAGCCAGAGCTGTTTCGACATACTTTTCCGTATGATGAGGTGCCGCGGATTGGCTTCAATCACCGTTTAGTGCCGATGCGGATGCCCAAGGATATTTGGGTCACAGATACAACGTTTCGTGATGGACAGCAGGCGATGCCCCCTTATACCGTCAAACAGGTGGTTGATATCTATAAAATGATGCACCGCCTGGGCGGCCCCAAAGGCTTGATCCGGCAAACTGAATTTTTCCTCTACACCAAAAAAGATCAGCAGGCCGTCGAAGAGATTCAGGCACTCGGCTACAATTTTCCAGAAGTGACGGGGTGGGTGCGAGCCCGGCGCAAGGATCTTGAACTGGCTAAGAAAATGGGTCTCAAGGAAACTGGGATTTTAACCTCCTGTTCGGACTATCACATCTACCTCAAGCTTAAGATGAATCGGCGTGAGGCGATGAAGGAGTACTTGAAGGTTGTCCAGGAGGCTTTGGACGTTGGCATTACTCCCCGTTGTCATTTCGAGGACGCCACTCGTGCTGATTATTATGGGTTTGTCGTTCCGTTCGCTTCAGAATTAATGAAATTGGCGGAGGAATCCAAGAAGGTCATTAAGATCCGCATCTGTGACACCATGGGCCTGGGCGTCCCGTATCCTGGGGCAGCCATGCCACGCTCGGTGCCGGGCTTGATTTATGGCCTGCAATATTATGCCGGGTTCCCGAGTGAATGGCTTGAGTGGCATGGCCATAACGATCTCTATATGGTGAGCGCCAATGCGGTCACAGCATGGCTCTATGGCTGTTCTGCTGCCAATGGCACCCTTCTTGGCATTGGAGAACGGACCGGGAATCCACCTGTGGAGGGTATGGTCATTAATTATCTGCAGTTGCGCGGAAATGACTGCAAGGTAGATACCACGGTTATTACAGAAATTGCGGAATATTTTGAACATGAACTCAAGGTTCAGCTTCCGGTGAATCAACCGTTGGTGGGTAAAAGCTTTAATGTGACCCGTGCCGGCATCCATGCCGATGGACTGCTGAAGAATGAGGAAATTTATAACGTTTTCAATACCGAGAAACTTTTGAATCGGCCTGTTGAACTCGCGGTATCGGATGTCAGCGGCCTAGCAGGAATCGCGCTCTGGACGAAAAAATATTTCCGGAAGGCCAAGACGCATGTCACCAAGAGTGATCCCGGCGTGCAGAAAATCTATGAATGGATGATGACCCAGTATGATGCCGGGCGTACAACGGCGATCACGGATGATGAACTTTTGGAGCAAACCAAGATTCATCTTTCTGACTGGATGAAAGAAAACGGATATGAGTTTTGA
- the def gene encoding peptide deformylase — MSFEIVTFGDPILRVVAEPIARVTVEYKRLVDGMMETMHMAEGVGLAAQQVGRAVSVCVVDIPVELDVEEEGGGRLNPEVEMPLVMFNPKIMDRGGELERRDEGCLSFPGIHTGVQRAAEVDVTFVDWKGVVRNLHCRGLLARAVQHELDHLAGVLLVDRMSPVKKISLAGKLKRLRAETAERMQGKKALAQATSRI; from the coding sequence ATGAGTTTTGAAATTGTCACCTTCGGCGATCCCATTCTGAGAGTTGTAGCCGAACCCATTGCCCGTGTGACAGTTGAGTATAAGCGGCTGGTGGACGGCATGATGGAGACCATGCATATGGCCGAAGGGGTCGGGCTTGCCGCTCAGCAGGTTGGCCGGGCCGTTTCGGTTTGTGTGGTGGATATCCCCGTTGAACTGGATGTAGAAGAAGAGGGGGGGGGGCGATTGAATCCAGAGGTCGAAATGCCTCTGGTGATGTTCAACCCCAAGATTATGGATCGTGGCGGCGAACTGGAACGTCGCGATGAGGGGTGCCTGAGTTTTCCGGGCATTCACACCGGCGTACAGCGTGCCGCTGAGGTCGACGTGACGTTTGTGGATTGGAAGGGCGTGGTTCGCAACTTGCATTGTCGTGGACTGTTGGCCCGTGCCGTTCAACACGAGTTGGATCACCTGGCTGGAGTGCTGTTGGTGGACCGGATGTCTCCCGTCAAAAAAATCAGCCTGGCGGGCAAGTTGAAGCGTCTACGGGCGGAGACGGCGGAGCGGATGCAGGGGAAGAAGGCACTGGCTCAGGCAACGTCACGGATATAG
- a CDS encoding ParA family protein — protein sequence MPCHIIALANQKGGVGKTTTAINLAACLAERRQRVLLIDLDPQANSTSGLGLQPSPGCSVYEALLGHGKLADKVQPTAMEHLFLIPSEVDLAGAEVDIARLDRYLHRFKEALDPLLATTTFDVVLVDCPPSLGILTMNALTAVQSVIIPLQCEYYALEGLSVITRLISQIRDSGANPTLDIEGIVLTMYDGRTNLAQQVVEEVRKHFGDKVYHAAIPRNIRISEAPSHGKPIILYDEKSSGAEAYRALAKEFLKQKKEEAISVTLPEPVPSSPASAPPSPPVDASTCPPG from the coding sequence ATGCCGTGCCACATCATAGCTTTGGCGAACCAGAAAGGTGGCGTGGGCAAAACCACCACGGCCATCAATCTGGCCGCCTGCCTCGCAGAACGACGGCAGCGCGTGCTTTTGATTGATCTTGACCCGCAGGCCAACAGCACCAGCGGACTCGGGCTGCAACCCAGCCCAGGATGCAGCGTATACGAAGCGCTTCTCGGGCATGGCAAATTAGCAGATAAAGTTCAACCTACGGCAATGGAGCACCTCTTCCTCATCCCTTCCGAGGTGGACCTTGCTGGAGCCGAAGTAGATATCGCCAGACTGGACCGCTATCTCCACCGGTTTAAAGAAGCGCTTGATCCCTTGCTGGCCACAACTACTTTTGATGTGGTGCTGGTGGATTGTCCTCCGTCTCTCGGAATTCTAACCATGAACGCCCTGACCGCGGTCCAATCCGTAATTATTCCGCTTCAGTGCGAATATTATGCTTTGGAGGGGCTTAGCGTCATCACCCGTCTCATCAGCCAGATCCGGGATTCAGGAGCCAATCCGACTTTGGACATTGAGGGAATCGTTCTGACCATGTATGACGGCCGCACGAATCTCGCACAGCAGGTAGTTGAGGAAGTCCGGAAACATTTTGGCGACAAGGTGTACCACGCGGCCATTCCCCGCAACATCCGGATCAGTGAAGCCCCCAGCCACGGAAAGCCCATTATTCTATATGATGAAAAATCAAGCGGCGCCGAAGCTTACCGGGCATTGGCAAAAGAATTTTTGAAACAAAAAAAAGAAGAAGCTATATCCGTGACGTTGCCTGAGCCAGTGCCTTCTTCCCCTGCATCCGCTCCGCCGTCTCCGCCCGTAGACGCTTCAACTTGCCCGCCAGGCTGA
- a CDS encoding 3-isopropylmalate dehydratase, which produces MKVIRGTVYVLGDDIDTDQIIPAEFLNLVPTIPEEYAKLGSYALCGLPASYPPFVKPGAMKAEYPVIIAGRNFGCGSSREHAPVCLGAAGVKAVVAESYARIFFRNAIATGELYPFESSLRLCDLFKTGDEMEIQVENSKLIHVPSGKSYSLKDLGAVAPVVEAGGIFPYARKAGIIK; this is translated from the coding sequence ATGAAAGTAATTCGAGGTACAGTTTACGTATTAGGCGATGATATTGATACGGATCAAATCATCCCCGCTGAATTTCTCAATCTTGTCCCCACGATCCCTGAGGAATACGCGAAGCTCGGATCGTATGCATTATGCGGACTACCCGCAAGTTATCCTCCTTTTGTAAAGCCGGGAGCCATGAAGGCCGAATACCCGGTCATCATTGCCGGACGCAATTTTGGATGCGGTTCCTCCCGAGAACACGCACCCGTATGCCTTGGGGCGGCAGGGGTCAAGGCCGTGGTGGCCGAATCTTATGCACGGATCTTTTTCCGTAATGCGATTGCCACAGGCGAGTTGTATCCCTTTGAGTCCTCTCTCCGTCTCTGCGATCTTTTTAAGACGGGGGATGAGATGGAAATCCAGGTAGAAAATTCAAAGCTCATCCATGTGCCATCAGGGAAAAGCTACTCGCTAAAGGATCTGGGCGCTGTGGCGCCCGTAGTTGAAGCGGGCGGAATTTTCCCCTACGCTCGAAAAGCGGGAATCATCAAATAA
- a CDS encoding aconitase/3-isopropylmalate dehydratase large subunit family protein gives MGMTITEKILARAAGKRVIGPGDNVWVEVDILLTHDVCGPGTIGVFQREFGATAKVWDKSKVVIIPDHYIFTADQKAHRNVDTLRTFVNEQSIPYFYDPSTARYKGVCHVALPEEGHVRPGEVIFGTDSHTCTHGALGAFATGIGNTDAGFIMGAGKLLIKVPKSMRFQVNGTVPPYIMGKDIILKIIGDIGFDGASYCAMEFTGDAIRQLSVEERMTICNMAIEAGAKNGIIEPDEKTFEYVRARTNKSFEAVYSDPAASYDSDRTYDTSTMEPCVAEPHVPSNYALARERTHVKLDRAYIGSCTGGKITDFLAAARILKGQQVTIPTFLVPATVEVAEALIKLQIDGVSLVEIFAAAGCGDIAPPSCAACLGGPADTYGRTAGKEVVISTTNRNFPGRMGSKLSQIYLASPLTVAASAIRGRITDPREFM, from the coding sequence ATGGGCATGACAATAACAGAGAAAATTCTGGCGCGTGCCGCAGGCAAACGCGTCATCGGCCCCGGCGATAATGTCTGGGTCGAAGTGGATATATTGCTTACCCACGACGTTTGCGGACCGGGCACCATTGGCGTGTTTCAGCGTGAATTCGGAGCCACCGCGAAAGTCTGGGACAAATCAAAAGTAGTCATTATCCCCGACCATTACATCTTTACCGCTGATCAAAAAGCGCATCGGAATGTGGATACACTGCGAACCTTTGTCAATGAACAGTCGATACCCTACTTTTATGATCCGAGCACGGCGAGATACAAAGGGGTCTGTCACGTGGCACTTCCGGAAGAGGGCCATGTTCGGCCCGGCGAAGTGATCTTTGGCACGGATTCGCATACCTGTACGCATGGGGCGTTAGGCGCATTTGCCACCGGCATTGGCAATACGGATGCCGGCTTCATCATGGGCGCGGGTAAGCTCCTGATCAAAGTGCCGAAATCCATGCGTTTTCAAGTTAATGGCACCGTCCCGCCCTATATCATGGGCAAAGATATCATCCTAAAGATTATCGGGGATATCGGCTTCGATGGCGCCAGCTATTGCGCCATGGAATTCACCGGGGATGCCATCCGGCAACTGTCTGTCGAAGAACGGATGACGATCTGTAACATGGCCATTGAGGCCGGCGCTAAAAACGGAATCATTGAGCCAGACGAGAAAACATTTGAATATGTTCGCGCCCGCACAAATAAGTCGTTTGAGGCCGTCTACAGCGACCCGGCTGCAAGCTATGACAGCGACCGTACCTACGATACCTCCACCATGGAGCCTTGCGTGGCCGAACCTCATGTCCCAAGCAATTACGCGCTCGCCCGTGAGCGAACTCACGTCAAACTGGATCGGGCCTATATTGGCTCCTGCACGGGCGGGAAGATCACCGACTTTTTGGCGGCGGCACGCATCCTCAAAGGTCAGCAAGTCACAATCCCGACATTTCTGGTGCCGGCGACGGTCGAGGTGGCGGAAGCACTGATCAAACTGCAAATTGACGGAGTTTCGCTCGTGGAGATTTTTGCAGCGGCGGGATGCGGGGATATTGCCCCGCCCTCTTGTGCGGCATGCCTGGGTGGCCCGGCAGACACCTACGGGCGAACCGCAGGAAAAGAAGTGGTGATCAGTACCACCAACCGGAATTTCCCCGGACGGATGGGCTCAAAACTGTCCCAGATTTATCTGGCCTCGCCATTAACCGTGGCGGCTTCAGCCATTCGAGGGCGTATCACCGATCCAAGAGAATTCATGTAA
- the glmS gene encoding glutamine--fructose-6-phosphate transaminase (isomerizing) translates to MCGIVGYVGNKGAIDVLINGLKRLEYRGYDSAGIALIADHTLHVRKDKGKVVNVEKAVHAQWDETFLKSAHTGIAHTRWATHGSPTAENAHPHTDQTGRLALVHNGIIENYLALRNQLAAKGHTFKSQTDTEVLIHLIGELYQGNLFEAVCAALKHVEGTYGIAVVSSDTPDQIVVARKGSPLVIGVGDGETIVASDVAAIIAYTRQVIYLDDNDVAIIRASGAEIRNINNVPVSREIAKIDWDAGTAEKSGYEHFMLKEINEQPDSIRNTIRGRLDDSMATAILSGLALTPRELSSIERVVILGCGTSLNAGMVGKYYFEELADLPTDVEQAAEYRYRNPIIRPHDLVIAISQSGETADTLAAVREAKQKGALVVGLCNVVGSTIARETGRGVYLHAGPEISVASTKAFTCQLTVLLMLALKIGRCRRLSRQQGLEICEEIHQIPELIKDVLTRNNEIIAAAESYAQVKDFFFLGRGCLYPVAMEGALKLKEISYIHAEGYHAAELKHGPIALLDESVPVIAMLNDIAGREKMSSNVQECRARHAPVIGIVTDGSSDSAPVDAIIHVPKCSHLTAPIVTVVALQLFAYHMARIRNCPIDQPRNLAKSVTVE, encoded by the coding sequence ATGTGCGGAATTGTTGGCTATGTTGGTAATAAGGGCGCAATCGATGTTTTGATCAATGGTCTGAAACGACTTGAATATCGCGGCTACGATTCGGCGGGCATCGCGTTGATTGCAGACCATACGCTCCACGTCCGCAAAGACAAAGGTAAAGTCGTGAATGTCGAAAAGGCAGTTCATGCCCAGTGGGATGAAACGTTCCTCAAATCGGCACACACCGGCATTGCCCACACCCGTTGGGCCACCCATGGCAGCCCGACGGCAGAAAATGCCCATCCTCATACCGACCAAACCGGCCGTCTGGCCCTGGTTCACAATGGCATTATCGAAAATTATCTTGCCCTGCGTAATCAGTTGGCGGCCAAGGGGCATACCTTTAAATCGCAAACCGATACCGAAGTGCTGATTCACCTGATCGGCGAATTATACCAGGGAAATCTATTTGAAGCCGTATGCGCAGCGCTTAAGCATGTTGAAGGCACCTACGGAATTGCCGTGGTTTCATCAGACACCCCCGACCAGATTGTAGTGGCCCGCAAAGGCAGTCCCCTCGTCATCGGGGTGGGTGATGGCGAGACCATTGTCGCCAGCGATGTCGCCGCCATCATCGCCTATACGCGCCAGGTCATCTACCTTGACGACAATGATGTAGCCATCATCCGGGCCTCGGGTGCTGAAATCCGGAACATAAATAATGTGCCGGTCTCACGCGAAATCGCGAAAATTGATTGGGATGCAGGCACCGCGGAGAAGAGCGGCTACGAGCATTTCATGCTCAAGGAAATCAATGAGCAACCGGACTCCATCAGAAACACAATTCGCGGTCGTCTGGATGATTCGATGGCGACGGCCATTTTATCGGGCCTGGCGCTCACGCCACGGGAACTCTCAAGTATTGAACGGGTGGTGATTTTAGGCTGCGGAACCTCGCTGAACGCGGGAATGGTCGGCAAATATTACTTTGAAGAATTAGCGGATCTCCCCACTGACGTCGAACAAGCCGCCGAATACCGCTACCGCAATCCCATCATCCGCCCGCATGACCTGGTCATCGCCATCAGCCAGTCCGGAGAGACCGCCGATACACTGGCAGCGGTGCGCGAAGCAAAACAAAAAGGAGCACTGGTTGTGGGCCTCTGTAACGTGGTGGGCTCCACCATTGCCCGCGAGACCGGACGGGGCGTCTACCTGCATGCCGGGCCGGAAATCAGCGTCGCCTCCACCAAGGCGTTCACCTGCCAGTTGACGGTGCTGCTGATGTTGGCACTTAAGATCGGGCGTTGTCGCCGACTGTCGCGCCAACAGGGCTTGGAAATCTGTGAGGAAATCCACCAGATCCCTGAATTGATCAAGGATGTTCTGACAAGAAACAATGAAATAATCGCTGCGGCTGAAAGCTATGCCCAGGTTAAGGATTTCTTCTTTCTGGGACGCGGCTGTCTTTATCCTGTCGCCATGGAAGGCGCCCTGAAGCTCAAGGAAATCAGCTACATCCACGCCGAGGGATATCATGCCGCCGAACTCAAGCATGGCCCTATCGCGCTGCTCGACGAGTCAGTTCCCGTAATAGCCATGTTGAACGATATTGCCGGCAGGGAGAAGATGAGCAGCAATGTTCAGGAATGCCGGGCACGCCACGCACCGGTCATTGGAATTGTCACAGATGGCAGCTCCGATTCCGCCCCTGTCGACGCCATCATTCATGTCCCGAAATGTTCACACCTGACCGCACCCATTGTTACGGTTGTGGCCCTCCAGTTATTCGCGTACCACATGGCAAGAATACGGAACTGCCCCATTGATCAGCCTCGTAATCTGGCCAAAAGTGTAACCGTCGAGTAA